In one Denitratisoma sp. genomic region, the following are encoded:
- a CDS encoding transporter substrate-binding domain-containing protein: MERLTSFLVLAGLLLALTARAEAGGALVLNTGVRAPYTQSDRSGFLDRLVAELFRRIGLQAEVQVYEASERAMQNADAGIDDGMAMRIKGLEKQYPNLVRVPEKVIDNDFVAYSRRHAFPTRNWEALAPYHVAHIIGWKVFEKNLGNRGEITRVRNAEQLFDLLRQDRADVILYERWQGLWWARELALDARLLEPPLASQEMFIYLHRKHAPLVGKLAAALAAMKQDGSYKRIFDDTLAPLSARR, translated from the coding sequence GTGGAACGTCTGACGTCTTTTCTTGTCCTGGCCGGCCTGCTGCTCGCGCTCACCGCGCGGGCCGAGGCCGGCGGCGCGCTGGTGCTCAACACCGGCGTGCGCGCGCCCTATACCCAGTCCGACCGCAGCGGCTTCCTCGACCGCCTGGTGGCGGAGCTTTTCCGCCGCATCGGCCTGCAGGCCGAGGTGCAGGTTTACGAGGCCTCGGAACGGGCCATGCAGAACGCCGACGCCGGCATCGACGACGGCATGGCGATGCGCATCAAGGGGCTCGAGAAGCAGTACCCGAACCTGGTCCGCGTGCCCGAGAAGGTCATCGACAACGACTTCGTCGCCTACAGCCGCCGGCACGCCTTCCCGACGCGGAACTGGGAAGCCCTGGCGCCCTACCACGTCGCCCACATCATCGGCTGGAAGGTGTTCGAGAAGAATCTGGGAAACCGCGGGGAAATCACCCGTGTGCGCAACGCGGAGCAGCTCTTCGATCTGCTGCGCCAGGACCGCGCCGACGTCATCCTCTACGAGCGCTGGCAGGGCCTGTGGTGGGCGCGCGAGCTGGCCCTCGACGCCCGTCTGCTCGAGCCGCCGCTCGCCAGCCAGGAGATGTTCATCTACCTGCACCGCAAGCATGCGCCGCTGGTCGGCAAGCTGGCGGCGGCGCTGGCCGCCATGAAGCAGGACGGCAGCTACAAGCGCATCTTCGACGACACCCTGGCGCCCCTGTCGGCGCGCCGCTAG
- the chrA gene encoding chromate efflux transporter, with translation MEPPDASHRAPAPISFGEAFRYWLKLGFISFGGPAGQIAMMHQELVERRRWISERRFLHALNYCMLLPGPEATQLAVYIGWLMHRTWGGLVAGALFVLPSVFMLIALTWIYLAFGDVPAVAGILYGIKPAVTAIVVFAAWRIGSRALRNGLLWAMAAAAFVAIFTFNVPFPAIVLAAAILGYLGGQLAPAKFAAGGGHGATGKSCGAALIDDDTPPPPWARFSWARFGTFCAVGAIIWALAMALLAAQGGWHGTFAQMGWFFTKAALLTFGGAYAVLPYVYQGGVETYGWLTGPQMIDGLALGETTPGPLIMVVAFVGFVGGWTKQAFGPEALALAGVAGGFVAAFFTFLPSFLFILVGGPLVEATHGDIKFTAPLTGITAAVVGVIVNLAVFFAWHVLWPQASAAAPFAGGFEWPAALIGLAAALALFRFRIGIMPVIGACAAAGLAFSQATA, from the coding sequence ATGGAACCGCCCGACGCAAGCCATCGCGCACCTGCCCCCATCTCCTTCGGCGAAGCCTTCCGCTACTGGCTCAAGCTCGGCTTCATCAGCTTCGGCGGGCCGGCCGGGCAGATCGCCATGATGCACCAGGAACTGGTCGAACGCCGCCGCTGGATCTCCGAGCGGCGCTTCCTGCACGCCCTCAACTACTGCATGCTGCTGCCGGGCCCCGAGGCGACGCAGCTCGCCGTCTACATCGGCTGGCTGATGCACCGCACCTGGGGCGGCCTCGTCGCCGGCGCGCTGTTCGTGCTGCCTTCGGTGTTCATGCTGATCGCCCTTACGTGGATCTACCTTGCCTTCGGCGACGTGCCGGCGGTGGCCGGCATCCTCTACGGCATCAAGCCGGCGGTCACCGCCATTGTCGTCTTCGCCGCCTGGCGCATCGGTTCGCGCGCGCTGAGGAACGGCCTGCTGTGGGCAATGGCGGCGGCGGCCTTCGTCGCCATCTTCACCTTCAACGTGCCCTTCCCCGCCATCGTGCTGGCGGCGGCCATCCTCGGCTACCTCGGCGGCCAGCTGGCGCCGGCGAAGTTCGCCGCCGGCGGCGGCCACGGCGCGACGGGAAAATCCTGCGGCGCGGCGCTGATCGACGACGATACCCCGCCGCCGCCGTGGGCGCGCTTTTCCTGGGCCCGCTTCGGCACCTTCTGCGCCGTCGGCGCGATCATCTGGGCACTCGCCATGGCCCTGCTCGCGGCGCAGGGCGGCTGGCACGGCACCTTCGCGCAGATGGGCTGGTTCTTCACCAAGGCGGCGCTGCTCACCTTCGGCGGCGCCTACGCCGTGCTGCCCTATGTCTATCAGGGCGGCGTCGAGACCTACGGCTGGCTCACCGGCCCGCAGATGATCGACGGCCTGGCACTCGGCGAGACGACGCCGGGTCCGCTCATCATGGTGGTGGCCTTCGTCGGCTTCGTCGGCGGCTGGACCAAACAGGCGTTCGGGCCGGAGGCGCTGGCGCTGGCCGGCGTCGCCGGCGGCTTCGTCGCCGCCTTCTTCACCTTCCTGCCCTCGTTCCTCTTCATCCTGGTCGGCGGCCCGCTGGTGGAGGCCACCCACGGCGACATCAAGTTCACCGCGCCGCTCACCGGCATCACCGCCGCGGTGGTCGGCGTGATCGTCAACCTGGCGGTGTTCTTCGCCTGGCACGTGCTGTGGCCGCAGGCGAGCGCCGCGGCGCCCTTCGCCGGCGGCTTCGAGTGGCCGGCGGCGCTGATCGGGCTGGCCGCCGCCCTCGCCCTGTTCCGTTTCAGGATCGGCATCATGCCGGTGATCGGCGCCTGCGCGGCGGCGGGCCTGGCTTTCTCTCAGGCGACTGCCTGA
- a CDS encoding NADH-quinone oxidoreductase subunit C: protein MRFLGEPIEFEKQPGIGSPVWLGRAGSGEALQAFAVAVHRADGRLAALWGSDERRRSGCFRVHCVFGFSAGHAWLSLDLPAENPVYPDLAGIFPAANRMQRATRDLVGIATAGGDQRPWLRHGAWPADWFPLRHDAGEGEGFPNAPSDYEFVQVGGEGAHEIPVGPIHAGIIEPGHFRFSVIGERVLRLEQRLGYQHKGVEKLFIGKNLAEGARLAGRISGDSTCAYAWAYASAVEAACGASPPPRALGLRALMLERERVANHLGDLGALGNDAALAFGFSQFMRLKEDWLRLNAALFGHRFMMDRIVPGGTALDLEAPALRAIAEQCEAIGREVKALGKIYDEHAGLQDRFLTTGAIDAELARELSLTGVAARATGLILDARAHRQGYTPPPPWAMLGVRPATDERGDVAARAAVRFAEIVESLRLLRELAAGLPDSEVCVEVPPAPGGDGLGVIEGWRGEVLVGVALDGEGRLARVHPHDPSWQAWPALEHAVMRDIVPDFPLINKSFNLSYSGADL, encoded by the coding sequence ATGAGATTCCTCGGCGAGCCCATCGAATTCGAGAAGCAGCCGGGCATCGGCAGCCCGGTCTGGCTCGGGCGCGCCGGCAGCGGCGAGGCGCTGCAGGCCTTCGCCGTCGCCGTCCACCGTGCCGACGGCCGCCTGGCTGCGCTCTGGGGCAGCGACGAGCGCCGGCGCAGCGGGTGCTTCCGTGTGCATTGCGTGTTCGGCTTCAGCGCCGGCCATGCCTGGCTCAGCCTCGACCTGCCGGCGGAGAATCCCGTGTACCCCGACCTGGCCGGCATCTTCCCCGCCGCCAACCGCATGCAGCGGGCGACGCGCGACCTCGTCGGCATCGCCACGGCGGGCGGCGACCAAAGGCCCTGGCTGCGCCACGGCGCCTGGCCGGCGGACTGGTTCCCGCTGCGCCACGACGCGGGCGAGGGGGAGGGCTTCCCCAATGCGCCCAGCGACTACGAATTCGTCCAGGTCGGCGGCGAGGGCGCCCACGAGATTCCCGTCGGGCCGATCCACGCCGGCATCATCGAGCCGGGCCACTTCCGCTTCTCGGTGATCGGCGAACGCGTGCTGCGCCTCGAGCAGCGCCTCGGCTACCAGCACAAGGGCGTCGAGAAGCTGTTCATCGGGAAGAATCTCGCCGAGGGCGCGCGGCTCGCCGGCCGCATTTCCGGCGATTCCACCTGCGCCTATGCCTGGGCCTATGCCTCGGCCGTCGAGGCCGCCTGCGGCGCCAGCCCGCCGCCGCGCGCGCTCGGCCTGCGCGCGCTGATGCTGGAGCGCGAACGCGTCGCCAACCACCTCGGCGACCTCGGCGCGCTCGGCAACGACGCCGCCCTGGCCTTCGGCTTTTCCCAGTTCATGCGCCTGAAGGAGGACTGGCTGCGCCTGAACGCCGCGCTCTTCGGCCATCGTTTCATGATGGACCGCATCGTGCCCGGCGGCACGGCGCTCGACCTGGAGGCGCCCGCCTTGCGCGCCATCGCCGAGCAATGCGAAGCCATCGGGCGCGAGGTGAAGGCGCTCGGGAAAATCTACGACGAACACGCCGGCCTGCAGGACCGCTTCCTCACCACCGGCGCCATCGATGCCGAGCTGGCGCGCGAACTGTCGCTCACCGGCGTTGCGGCGCGCGCCACCGGACTGATCCTCGATGCCCGCGCCCACCGGCAGGGCTACACGCCGCCGCCGCCGTGGGCGATGCTGGGCGTGCGTCCGGCCACGGACGAGCGCGGCGACGTGGCGGCGCGGGCCGCGGTGCGCTTCGCGGAGATCGTCGAATCGCTGCGCCTGCTGCGCGAGCTCGCCGCCGGCCTGCCCGACAGCGAAGTGTGCGTCGAAGTGCCGCCGGCGCCCGGGGGCGACGGCCTCGGCGTGATCGAAGGCTGGCGCGGCGAGGTGCTGGTCGGCGTGGCGCTGGACGGCGAGGGCCGGCTGGCCCGCGTGCACCCGCACGATCCGTCCTGGCAGGCCTGGCCGGCGCTGGAGCATGCGGTGATGCGCGACATCGTTCCCGACTTCCCGCTCATCAACAAGTCGTTCAACCTCTCATACAGCGGAGCCGACCTGTGA
- a CDS encoding MFS transporter — MLSDRQIIFITAFLRALATGMAGVLLGLTLARLGFSAAAIGAVLSAGLIGATLALVVVTWAGDRLGRRRCLLWLSLLGAAGGLGAALVSGPLAMAAAAFVGTLNGMGRDRGAALVLEQAILPATTDDAGRTGAFARYNLLTDIGHALGALLAAAPALLAAAGIDETQAHRAMFLLYALLLAAGAPLALKLSAAAESGAAEALRPVSPESKKIVWKISALFAVDSIAGGFLGSALLSYFFFERFAVSAALIGGLFFAARVLNALSHLGAAWLAARIGLVNTMVFTHIPSSVLLASVAFAPNFWVAAILFLLREGLVEMDVPTRQSYVMAVVGPEERTYASGVTHLVRVGGWAVAPSFAGWLMQAASLGAPLFIGAGMKIAYDLLLWRAFRKLKPPEERDQ, encoded by the coding sequence ATGCTTTCCGACCGGCAAATAATTTTCATCACGGCATTCCTGCGCGCCCTCGCCACCGGCATGGCCGGCGTGCTGCTGGGACTGACTTTGGCGCGGCTCGGCTTTTCCGCAGCCGCCATCGGCGCCGTGCTCTCGGCAGGACTGATCGGCGCGACGCTGGCGCTGGTGGTGGTCACCTGGGCGGGCGACCGCCTCGGGCGGCGGCGCTGCCTGCTCTGGCTGTCGCTGCTGGGGGCCGCAGGCGGCCTCGGCGCGGCGCTGGTGTCCGGCCCTCTGGCGATGGCCGCGGCGGCCTTCGTCGGCACGCTCAACGGCATGGGCCGCGACCGCGGCGCGGCGCTGGTGCTGGAGCAGGCCATCCTGCCGGCGACGACGGACGATGCGGGACGCACCGGCGCCTTCGCCCGCTACAACCTGCTCACCGACATCGGCCACGCGCTCGGCGCCTTGCTGGCCGCGGCGCCGGCGCTGCTCGCTGCCGCGGGTATCGACGAGACGCAGGCGCATCGCGCCATGTTCCTGCTCTACGCGCTGCTGCTCGCCGCCGGTGCGCCGCTGGCGCTGAAGTTGTCGGCGGCGGCGGAGAGCGGCGCCGCCGAAGCGCTCCGGCCGGTGTCGCCCGAGAGCAAGAAGATCGTCTGGAAGATCTCCGCGCTGTTCGCCGTCGATTCGATTGCCGGCGGCTTCCTCGGCTCGGCGCTGCTCTCCTATTTCTTCTTCGAGCGCTTCGCCGTTTCCGCCGCGCTGATCGGCGGCCTGTTCTTCGCCGCACGCGTGCTCAACGCCCTCTCGCATCTCGGCGCGGCCTGGCTGGCGGCGCGCATCGGACTGGTGAACACCATGGTGTTCACCCACATCCCGTCGAGCGTGCTGCTCGCCTCGGTGGCCTTCGCGCCGAACTTCTGGGTGGCGGCGATCCTCTTCCTGCTGCGCGAGGGCCTGGTGGAAATGGACGTGCCGACGCGCCAGTCCTACGTGATGGCGGTGGTCGGGCCGGAGGAGCGCACCTACGCTTCGGGCGTGACGCATCTGGTGCGGGTGGGCGGCTGGGCGGTGGCGCCTTCGTTCGCCGGCTGGCTGATGCAGGCGGCGTCGCTCGGCGCACCGCTGTTCATCGGCGCCGGCATGAAGATCGCCTACGACCTGCTGCTGTGGCGCGCCTTCCGCAAGCTCAAGCCGCCGGAGGAACGGGATCAGTAA
- a CDS encoding bifunctional serine/threonine-protein kinase/universal stress protein has translation MATDQGGIGERRLPPGAEVGAFRIVDLLHEGGMALLYAVEASGEDPPPFPLVMKIPRLAFGSHPGCLVGFEVELMILGRLAGPHVPRLVASGRVDGAPWLAMERIGGGSLTQAAARAPLDPAEVVRLTGTVAAAVHDLHRQNVIHHDLKPENVLFREDGSAVLVDFGLARHGELPDLVEEEFHLPAGTGAAISPEQLAGIRNDPRSDLFALGVLAYRLATGALPFGAPTTRGGMRRRLYVEPVPPRALRPGLPPWLQEIILRCLEIRPEARYATAAQLLHDLAHPGQVPLTARAARLRRAGPIAAAQRWLQALREPAPVAATPARHLAHAPHVMAAIDLADRREPLAEAMRAALRRSLIAEPDLRITLIAVLAPQPFGEESAPEIDHARQTSALVELRHWAHPLGLPADKLRVHLAESADPAATLLDYAAAHHVDRIVVGARGHSALRRYLGSVSARVVAEAPCSVSVVRPPENNP, from the coding sequence ATGGCGACTGATCAGGGGGGAATAGGCGAGCGCCGGCTTCCGCCGGGGGCGGAGGTGGGCGCTTTCCGCATCGTGGACCTGCTGCACGAGGGCGGCATGGCCCTGCTCTATGCGGTCGAGGCCAGCGGCGAAGATCCCCCGCCCTTCCCGCTCGTCATGAAGATCCCGAGGCTGGCTTTCGGCAGCCATCCCGGCTGCCTGGTCGGCTTCGAGGTGGAGCTGATGATCCTCGGCCGGCTGGCGGGACCGCACGTGCCGCGGCTCGTCGCCAGCGGCCGCGTCGACGGCGCGCCCTGGCTGGCCATGGAACGCATCGGCGGCGGCAGCCTGACGCAGGCCGCCGCGCGCGCGCCGCTCGACCCGGCGGAAGTCGTCCGCCTGACGGGAACCGTCGCCGCGGCCGTGCACGACCTGCACCGCCAGAACGTCATCCACCACGACCTCAAGCCGGAGAACGTGCTGTTCCGGGAGGACGGCAGTGCCGTGCTGGTGGACTTCGGCCTCGCCCGCCATGGCGAACTGCCCGACCTCGTCGAGGAGGAATTCCATCTGCCGGCCGGCACCGGCGCCGCCATCTCGCCGGAGCAGCTCGCCGGCATCCGCAACGATCCGCGCAGCGACCTGTTCGCCCTCGGCGTGCTCGCCTACCGCCTGGCGACGGGCGCGCTGCCCTTCGGCGCGCCGACCACGCGCGGCGGCATGCGGCGGCGGCTGTACGTCGAACCCGTGCCGCCGCGCGCGCTGCGCCCCGGACTGCCGCCCTGGCTGCAGGAAATCATCCTGCGCTGCCTGGAGATTCGCCCGGAGGCGCGCTACGCCACCGCCGCGCAACTGCTGCATGACCTCGCCCACCCCGGACAGGTGCCGCTGACGGCGCGCGCCGCCCGACTGCGGCGCGCCGGACCCATCGCCGCGGCGCAACGCTGGCTGCAGGCCCTGCGTGAGCCGGCGCCGGTCGCCGCGACGCCGGCCCGGCATCTCGCCCATGCGCCCCACGTGATGGCCGCGATAGACCTGGCCGACCGCCGCGAGCCCCTCGCCGAGGCGATGCGCGCCGCACTGCGGCGTTCGCTGATCGCCGAACCGGACCTGCGCATCACCCTCATCGCCGTGCTGGCGCCGCAGCCCTTCGGCGAGGAATCGGCGCCCGAGATCGATCACGCCCGGCAGACGTCCGCCCTGGTCGAGTTGCGCCACTGGGCGCACCCCCTCGGCCTGCCCGCCGACAAGCTGCGCGTCCATCTGGCCGAAAGCGCCGATCCGGCCGCTACCCTGCTCGACTACGCTGCGGCGCACCATGTCGACCGCATCGTGGTCGGTGCGCGCGGCCACTCTGCCCTGCGCCGCTACCTCGGCAGCGTCTCGGCCAGGGTGGTGGCCGAAGCGCCCTGCAGCGTGAGCGTCGTCAGGCCGCCGGAAAATAATCCATAG
- a CDS encoding ATP-binding protein produces MLRDLPQVISHTLARRLILWTILFSGSIALVITVLQLTWEYRDDLREVEERFEQIERSLLPGIVEAVWVSDRRQLAILLDGIKQRRDFSHAEVVVDGQVLASTGQAKTEARMTRRWPLEYDYRGRRQAIGELVVDADLEVTRARFVERAVFIVGANVAKTALVALFMFLLVHRLVTRHLEDFARHVGQASFENLNTPVVLERRPPPRPDELDALVAAYNNLRENLTDSYNRIRPLFHAVEQSPVSIFVTDTEARIQYANRHFTRVTGYRPEEVVGKKPSLFKSGQTPPAVYKDMWQTITGGGIWSGRLYNRKKDGTLYWENTTIAGIVDEHGRIANYVAIKEDITERVETERSIRELNESLERRVAERTAALERANKELESFSSTVSHDLRAPLRAINGFARLLLENERGRLSEEGQGMLDRIVANSSKLGALIEEILEYSRAAQKPLHRAPVDLGKLARGIAEEMAGDHPAARVDVAALPLVEGDATMLHQVLQNLVGNALKFSAGRSAPCVEVGCRREGDEDVFFVRDNGAGFDMRYADKLFGMFQRMHSESQFPGTGVGLAIVKRLIERHGGRIWAESAPDAGATFHFTIPRG; encoded by the coding sequence ATGCTGCGCGATCTGCCCCAGGTCATCTCCCACACGCTGGCGCGCCGGCTGATCCTGTGGACCATCCTCTTCAGCGGCTCGATCGCGCTGGTCATCACGGTCCTGCAACTGACGTGGGAGTACCGCGACGACCTGCGCGAGGTCGAGGAGCGCTTCGAGCAGATCGAGCGGAGCCTCCTGCCCGGCATCGTCGAGGCGGTGTGGGTCTCCGACCGCAGGCAGCTCGCCATCCTCCTCGACGGCATCAAGCAGCGCCGCGACTTCAGCCATGCCGAGGTGGTCGTCGACGGCCAGGTGCTGGCCTCGACGGGCCAGGCAAAGACGGAGGCGCGCATGACCCGGCGCTGGCCCCTCGAGTACGACTACCGCGGCCGCCGCCAGGCCATCGGCGAGCTGGTCGTGGACGCCGACCTGGAAGTCACCCGCGCGCGCTTCGTCGAGCGCGCCGTCTTCATCGTCGGCGCCAACGTCGCCAAGACGGCGCTGGTCGCCCTCTTCATGTTCCTGCTGGTGCACCGCCTCGTCACCCGCCACCTCGAGGACTTCGCCCGCCATGTCGGCCAGGCCTCCTTCGAGAACCTCAACACCCCGGTGGTGCTCGAGCGCAGGCCGCCGCCGCGCCCGGACGAGCTCGACGCCCTGGTGGCGGCCTACAACAATCTGCGCGAGAACCTGACGGACTCCTACAACCGCATCCGCCCGCTTTTTCACGCAGTCGAGCAGAGCCCGGTGTCGATCTTCGTCACCGACACCGAGGCGAGAATCCAGTACGCCAACCGCCACTTCACCCGGGTGACGGGCTACCGGCCGGAGGAGGTTGTCGGCAAGAAACCGAGCCTGTTCAAATCGGGCCAGACGCCCCCGGCGGTCTACAAGGACATGTGGCAGACCATCACCGGCGGCGGCATCTGGAGCGGCCGGCTCTACAACCGCAAGAAGGACGGCACGCTCTACTGGGAGAACACGACGATCGCCGGCATCGTCGACGAGCACGGCCGAATCGCCAATTACGTCGCCATCAAGGAAGACATCACCGAGCGCGTCGAGACCGAGCGCAGCATCCGAGAGCTCAACGAATCGCTGGAGCGCCGCGTCGCCGAACGCACCGCCGCGCTGGAGCGGGCCAACAAGGAACTGGAGTCCTTCTCGAGCACCGTCTCGCACGACCTGCGCGCGCCGCTGCGCGCCATCAACGGCTTCGCGCGGCTGCTGCTGGAAAACGAGCGAGGGCGCCTGTCCGAGGAAGGCCAGGGCATGCTCGACCGCATCGTCGCCAACAGCAGCAAGCTCGGCGCGCTCATCGAGGAAATCCTCGAGTACAGCCGCGCCGCGCAGAAGCCGCTGCATCGCGCGCCGGTCGACCTGGGCAAGCTGGCCCGCGGCATCGCAGAAGAGATGGCCGGCGACCATCCGGCCGCCCGCGTCGACGTCGCGGCCCTGCCGCTGGTCGAGGGCGATGCGACCATGCTGCACCAGGTCCTGCAGAACCTGGTCGGCAACGCCCTCAAGTTCTCCGCCGGACGCAGCGCGCCGTGCGTGGAGGTGGGTTGCCGCCGCGAGGGGGATGAAGACGTCTTCTTCGTGCGCGACAACGGCGCCGGCTTCGACATGCGCTACGCCGACAAACTGTTCGGCATGTTCCAGCGCATGCACAGCGAAAGTCAGTTCCCGGGCACCGGCGTCGGCCTGGCCATCGTCAAGCGCCTGATCGAGCGGCACGGCGGCCGCATCTGGGCGGAGTCGGCGCCGGACGCCGGCGCCACCTTCCATTTCACGATCCCGAGGGGATGA
- a CDS encoding universal stress protein, protein MSASTDAAVAGMAAARSMATGLAPRTLLLAHHGTPGAEQAAALALSLAVPGHTRIVSLYVVPDFWDGMQGDDWLNNAWTRDAFGRHVEGQLEADAREQLHSVAERCAAQGIECVPRLAYGKPAECLLAAARECDADLVVIGPPRQKGAPGLRSRMDLDRLGRGLAVPFMVATAR, encoded by the coding sequence ATGAGTGCATCGACTGACGCGGCCGTCGCCGGCATGGCGGCCGCCCGTTCCATGGCGACCGGCCTCGCGCCGCGCACCCTGCTCCTCGCCCACCATGGCACGCCCGGGGCGGAGCAGGCGGCGGCGCTGGCCCTGTCGCTGGCGGTGCCGGGTCACACCCGCATCGTCTCACTGTATGTCGTGCCGGACTTCTGGGACGGCATGCAGGGCGACGACTGGCTCAACAACGCGTGGACGCGCGACGCCTTCGGCCGCCACGTCGAAGGCCAGCTGGAAGCCGATGCGCGCGAGCAGCTTCACAGCGTGGCCGAGCGCTGCGCGGCGCAGGGCATCGAGTGCGTGCCGCGGCTCGCCTACGGCAAGCCCGCCGAGTGCCTGCTCGCCGCGGCGCGCGAATGCGATGCCGACCTGGTGGTGATCGGGCCGCCGCGGCAGAAGGGCGCGCCCGGACTGCGCTCGCGCATGGACCTGGACCGGCTCGGCCGCGGCCTCGCCGTGCCGTTCATGGTGGCGACCGCGCGTTGA
- a CDS encoding putative sulfate exporter family transporter has translation MVYTHKSPALLIIGIVMLLWGWLNNTGAVDGLQAWLHPGVYKEHKQAVDKHQAAEKAAADKAAAEGKPAPEAKAMKPGKFDALKAGQAQFAFIFGGIFGVIGLLILLVKPKEGHLDYYISIFPGMAFILSIAFVVRWGLDPMFANWGKAALPTLGWDFAKILNLNYVVLGIVIGMIVVNVFRIPGWAANGVRTARFFLKTGVVLLGTLYSAAELAQLGALSVVMIGVFVLGSVWLVLLAGPRMGASNSMTGVLSSGVGVCGVSAAVAASPVVNAKAVDIAFTLGTILLWGVLCMFIFPTIGHLLGMGPVQFGAWAGTGILNSAQVAGAALAFDPHGIQTLKVAEIFNITRVLFLPIIVVWLAAWYVKREAGAQKIDLSQVLIAKFPVFVLGFLGLFILSTMGVFAPAGHYQGKYFSSTEIKEDKLLKEKDLAALQAALPKVTAPEDNKALQDLIANRKLATREQDVLLRGVAKMEGLDKGAKDALGNAHKAAWHDSKIIKAYRDWIAWLFAFGLTGLGMQITVASIKQAGGKPLIIGSVVGLIKAIGSLIVVLLFVREFV, from the coding sequence ATGGTTTACACACACAAATCGCCGGCACTGCTGATCATCGGCATCGTCATGCTGCTGTGGGGCTGGCTCAACAACACCGGCGCCGTCGACGGCCTGCAGGCCTGGCTGCACCCCGGCGTATACAAGGAGCACAAGCAGGCCGTCGACAAGCATCAGGCTGCGGAAAAGGCCGCCGCCGACAAGGCCGCGGCCGAAGGCAAGCCGGCCCCCGAAGCCAAGGCCATGAAGCCGGGCAAATTCGACGCACTGAAGGCAGGCCAGGCGCAGTTCGCCTTCATCTTCGGCGGCATCTTCGGCGTCATCGGCCTGCTCATCCTGCTCGTGAAGCCGAAGGAAGGCCACCTCGACTACTACATCTCGATCTTCCCCGGCATGGCCTTCATCCTGTCCATCGCCTTCGTCGTGCGCTGGGGCCTCGACCCGATGTTCGCCAACTGGGGCAAGGCGGCCCTGCCGACGCTGGGCTGGGATTTCGCCAAGATCCTCAACCTCAACTACGTCGTGCTGGGCATCGTCATCGGCATGATCGTGGTGAACGTCTTCCGCATCCCGGGCTGGGCCGCCAACGGCGTGCGCACGGCGCGCTTCTTCCTGAAGACCGGCGTGGTGCTGCTCGGCACGCTGTACAGCGCGGCGGAGCTGGCGCAGCTCGGCGCCCTCTCGGTGGTGATGATCGGCGTCTTCGTGCTGGGTTCCGTCTGGCTGGTGCTGCTGGCCGGCCCGCGCATGGGCGCCAGCAACTCGATGACCGGCGTGCTCTCCTCCGGCGTCGGCGTCTGCGGCGTCTCGGCGGCGGTGGCGGCCTCGCCGGTGGTGAACGCCAAGGCGGTGGACATCGCCTTCACGCTGGGCACCATCCTGCTGTGGGGCGTGCTGTGCATGTTCATCTTCCCGACCATCGGCCACCTGCTCGGCATGGGCCCGGTGCAGTTCGGCGCCTGGGCCGGCACCGGCATCCTCAATTCGGCGCAGGTGGCGGGCGCGGCGCTGGCCTTCGACCCGCACGGCATCCAGACGCTGAAGGTGGCGGAGATCTTCAACATCACCCGCGTGCTGTTCCTGCCGATCATCGTCGTCTGGCTCGCCGCCTGGTACGTCAAGCGCGAAGCCGGCGCGCAGAAGATCGACCTCAGCCAGGTGCTGATCGCCAAGTTCCCGGTCTTCGTGCTCGGCTTCCTCGGCCTGTTCATCCTTTCGACGATGGGCGTGTTCGCGCCGGCCGGCCATTACCAGGGCAAGTACTTCTCCAGCACGGAAATCAAGGAGGACAAGCTGCTCAAGGAGAAGGACCTCGCCGCGCTGCAGGCGGCGCTGCCCAAGGTGACGGCGCCGGAGGACAACAAAGCCCTGCAGGACCTGATCGCCAACAGGAAGCTGGCCACCCGCGAGCAGGATGTCCTGCTGCGCGGCGTCGCCAAGATGGAAGGCCTCGACAAGGGCGCCAAGGACGCGCTCGGCAATGCCCACAAGGCCGCCTGGCACGACTCGAAGATCATCAAGGCCTACCGCGACTGGATCGCCTGGCTGTTTGCCTTCGGCCTCACCGGCCTCGGCATGCAGATCACCGTGGCCTCGATCAAGCAGGCCGGCGGCAAGCCGCTCATCATCGGCTCGGTGGTCGGCCTCATCAAGGCGATCGGCTCGCTGATCGTCGTCCTGCTGTTCGTGCGCGAATTCGTTTAA
- a CDS encoding NADH-quinone oxidoreductase subunit B family protein codes for MLRRILRTGIVTEPPPGTGAEAREVARLNREILRILGRALTIRQVDAGSCNGCELEIHALNNPYTNLEGYGIKFVASPRHADMLLVTGPVTKNMEHALKVAYDCTPDPKLVVAVGDCGCTGGVFGESYASCGAVEKVIPVDVRVPGCPPTPVALLAGILAAVRR; via the coding sequence ATGCTCAGGCGCATCCTGCGCACCGGCATCGTCACCGAGCCGCCGCCCGGAACCGGCGCGGAAGCGCGCGAGGTCGCGCGCCTGAACCGGGAGATCCTGCGCATCCTCGGCCGCGCGCTGACCATCCGCCAGGTCGACGCCGGCTCCTGCAACGGCTGCGAGCTGGAGATCCACGCCCTCAACAATCCCTACACCAACCTCGAAGGCTACGGCATCAAGTTCGTCGCCAGTCCGCGCCACGCCGACATGCTGCTGGTCACCGGCCCGGTGACGAAGAACATGGAGCACGCGCTGAAAGTGGCCTACGACTGCACGCCGGACCCGAAGCTGGTGGTGGCGGTGGGCGACTGCGGCTGCACGGGGGGCGTCTTCGGCGAGAGCTACGCCAGCTGCGGCGCCGTGGAGAAGGTCATCCCGGTGGACGTGCGCGTGCCCGGCTGCCCGCCGACGCCGGTGGCGCTGCTCGCCGGCATCCTGGCGGCAGTCCGCCGCTGA